The Phragmitibacter flavus genome has a segment encoding these proteins:
- a CDS encoding RNA-binding S4 domain-containing protein produces the protein MRADVYLHHTRIFKTRSQATQSCQRNHVRIIGQPIKPSRTLKPGDILDVARGELNLVLRVIDFPLRRLSAPDVGTYLENLTPEANFIQAAAARREQLAQAPITKAAKPDKKQLRAIREWMEANSHNFPESPPSS, from the coding sequence ATGCGCGCCGACGTTTACCTCCACCACACCCGCATCTTCAAAACCCGCAGCCAGGCCACCCAGTCCTGTCAGCGCAATCACGTGCGCATCATCGGGCAGCCCATCAAACCCTCACGCACCCTAAAACCCGGCGACATCCTCGACGTCGCCCGCGGCGAACTCAATCTGGTTCTGCGCGTCATCGACTTCCCCCTGCGCCGTCTCAGCGCCCCCGACGTCGGCACCTACCTCGAAAATCTCACCCCCGAAGCCAACTTCATCCAAGCCGCCGCCGCCCGTCGCGAACAGCTCGCCCAAGCCCCCATCACCAAAGCCGCCAAACCCGACAAAAAACAACTCCGCGCCATCCGCGAATGGATGGAAGCTAATAGCCACAATTTTCCCGAATCTCCTCCGTCTAGCTAA
- a CDS encoding aminoglycoside phosphotransferase family protein, translating into MFTEDDLLELTRLRLPGGIVPISLEEILKGGSDRRFYRVRMADEARASMILMTYTLVRPDNLRFVAATERLRGLGVKAPEVFAHDEERLLVWLEDLGAVDLHAFRDEAWEIREPLYREALREVAKLHEVDVTELSAADLDDMEPGFDEGLYRWEQEYFLTHFMQGMRGVEDVPEEVERVLKELREGLGVLPRGLVHRDFQSQNVIVRDGGAWLIDYQGVRPGLAAYDLASLLLDPYVEMAEEERLALLRWYAEHRGLNFEGLMEVYWRCAAQRLMQALGAYANLSRNLGKPHFEAHVPVGVARLKVVCEQLPLLEPLGRWVDQTTSALALVDEV; encoded by the coding sequence ATGTTTACGGAAGATGATTTGTTGGAGCTGACGCGGTTGAGGTTGCCGGGCGGAATTGTGCCGATTTCACTGGAGGAGATTTTGAAGGGGGGATCCGACCGCCGCTTTTACCGGGTGCGAATGGCGGATGAGGCGAGGGCGTCAATGATTTTGATGACCTACACCCTGGTGCGTCCAGACAATCTGCGGTTCGTGGCGGCCACCGAACGGTTGCGGGGATTGGGAGTGAAGGCTCCGGAGGTGTTTGCTCACGATGAGGAGCGATTGCTGGTTTGGCTGGAGGATTTGGGGGCGGTGGATTTGCATGCGTTCCGTGACGAGGCCTGGGAAATTAGGGAGCCGTTGTATCGCGAGGCGCTGCGCGAGGTGGCGAAGTTGCACGAGGTTGATGTGACGGAGCTTTCGGCGGCGGATCTGGACGACATGGAGCCGGGGTTTGACGAGGGGCTATATCGCTGGGAGCAGGAGTATTTTTTGACGCATTTCATGCAGGGGATGCGGGGAGTGGAGGATGTGCCGGAGGAGGTGGAGCGCGTTTTGAAGGAGTTGCGTGAGGGATTGGGAGTGTTGCCGAGAGGGCTGGTGCACCGGGATTTTCAGAGTCAGAACGTGATTGTTCGGGATGGCGGGGCCTGGTTGATTGATTACCAAGGGGTGCGTCCCGGGTTGGCGGCTTATGATCTGGCGTCGTTGTTGCTGGATCCGTATGTGGAGATGGCGGAAGAGGAGCGGCTGGCGCTGTTGCGCTGGTATGCGGAGCACCGGGGGCTGAATTTTGAGGGATTGATGGAGGTTTACTGGCGATGTGCGGCGCAGCGGCTGATGCAGGCACTGGGGGCCTATGCGAATTTGAGTCGGAACCTGGGCAAACCTCATTTCGAGGCGCATGTGCCGGTGGGGGTGGCGCGGCTAAAAGTCGTGTGCGAGCAACTGCCGTTGCTGGAGCCGCTGGGGCGTTGGGTGGATCAGACGACGTCGGCTTTGGCTTTGGTCGACGAAGTCTAG
- a CDS encoding sugar phosphate nucleotidyltransferase: MLKAFVLGAGLGTRLRPLTDQLPKPLVPYFHRPLMVSAFDHLLGAGVGEFVVNTHHLPGAYGEAFPEGEYAGAGITFRHEPVLLETGGGIANVGDLMGDEDFVVYNGDILTDLPLEPLLRAHEGSGNLVTLALRSSGPSLCVAFDAERGLVTDILNRLRTGDAGSFQFTGVYVVSAEFVRELTPGKVESVVPVWLRLIKEGRRIGGGVLGEGGWGDLGDRATYLQAHWDSGRAAEAVHAEAEVAADAVLVGMNVIGPQAVVGEGARLEKCVLWPGARVEAGAVLKNCVVRRGMVARGTLENVDV; the protein is encoded by the coding sequence ATGTTGAAGGCTTTTGTTTTGGGTGCGGGGTTGGGAACACGATTGCGACCGTTGACGGATCAGTTGCCGAAGCCGCTGGTGCCGTATTTTCATCGACCGCTGATGGTGAGTGCTTTTGATCATTTGCTCGGGGCAGGGGTGGGGGAGTTTGTGGTGAACACGCATCATTTGCCGGGCGCTTACGGGGAGGCGTTTCCTGAGGGGGAGTATGCGGGGGCGGGGATTACGTTTCGGCATGAGCCGGTATTACTGGAGACGGGCGGGGGCATTGCGAACGTGGGTGACTTGATGGGGGATGAGGATTTTGTGGTTTATAACGGGGACATTTTGACAGATTTGCCGCTGGAGCCGTTGTTGAGGGCGCATGAAGGAAGCGGGAATCTGGTGACGCTGGCGCTGAGATCGTCGGGTCCGTCGTTGTGTGTGGCATTTGATGCGGAGCGTGGACTGGTGACGGATATTTTGAATCGGCTGAGGACGGGGGATGCGGGGTCGTTTCAGTTCACGGGAGTGTATGTGGTGAGTGCGGAGTTTGTGAGGGAGTTGACGCCGGGGAAGGTGGAGTCGGTGGTGCCGGTGTGGCTGAGGTTGATTAAGGAGGGGCGGCGGATTGGCGGGGGGGTGTTGGGTGAAGGAGGATGGGGTGATTTGGGGGATCGGGCGACTTATTTGCAGGCGCATTGGGATAGCGGCAGAGCGGCGGAGGCGGTGCATGCGGAGGCGGAAGTGGCGGCGGATGCGGTGCTGGTGGGGATGAATGTGATCGGGCCGCAGGCGGTGGTGGGTGAGGGGGCGAGACTGGAGAAGTGCGTGCTTTGGCCGGGAGCGCGGGTGGAGGCGGGGGCGGTGTTGAAAAATTGTGTGGTGAGACGCGGGATGGTGGCGAGGGGGACGTTGGAGAATGTGGATGTGTAG
- a CDS encoding tetratricopeptide repeat protein yields MIEDHERIILAAHGYLELGMYKNVWQELHQLPSDALGRSDVLEILTLSLMGEKRWDDALNVARRLRQAAPLEPSGYIHEAFCLHELGDTRAALDVLLDGPRSLFDKSIFFYNAGCYHARLGEPENAILMLEKSFELDADLRKAARRDPDLASLKEML; encoded by the coding sequence ATGATCGAAGACCACGAGCGCATTATTCTGGCCGCCCACGGCTATCTCGAGCTCGGCATGTATAAAAACGTCTGGCAGGAACTCCATCAGCTTCCCTCCGACGCCCTGGGCCGCTCCGACGTCTTGGAAATTCTCACCCTCAGCCTCATGGGCGAAAAACGTTGGGACGACGCCCTCAACGTCGCCCGCCGGCTCCGCCAGGCAGCCCCTCTTGAACCCAGCGGTTACATCCACGAAGCCTTCTGTCTCCACGAACTTGGCGACACCCGCGCCGCCCTCGACGTCCTTCTCGACGGACCCCGCTCCCTCTTCGACAAATCCATCTTCTTCTACAACGCCGGCTGCTACCACGCCCGCCTCGGCGAACCCGAAAACGCCATCCTCATGCTCGAAAAATCCTTCGAGCTTGATGCCGACCTCCGCAAAGCCGCCCGTCGCGATCCCGACCTCGCCAGCCTCAAGGAAATGCTCTAA
- a CDS encoding DUF1501 domain-containing protein translates to MKKPHSSSPLSRRRFLGQLGCKGMTSLPILNTLLNLRLAEGIANASTPAQGEYRALICLFFAGGNDSFNMLVPREPSAYTTYQNSRANLALQYSANPAQSQLIEIQPENTSTFAIHSGMPHLASLFEAGHASFLANVGTLIEPVTNRSEVEASLKRLPLGLYSHSDQIEQWQTGIPHSRSGIGWGGRMSDLLQDLNSIQSIPMQISLDGGNVWQTGNQVSEYAITPNGAVGLSDYNFAWQQYQDLRNAMSHAVDSQLSQPYSNLLAQTFNTRKKQALDAYEIFAAATAPPLPPGITFPSTYVGQRLAQIARTIQGRVGLGATRQTFFIQWGGWDHHSDVLLYQNDMLPQVSEALNAFHYAMIAIGTAQSDPTLKDKVCLFTASDFGRTLTSNGRGSDHAWGSNQLILGGGVQGKRIFGQYPNLAVNADTGSEVNPLDTGRGRFIPTTSCDLFFAELALWLGVNKSDLPLILPNIGNFYDITNPAPPIGMLL, encoded by the coding sequence ATGAAGAAACCGCACTCATCTTCCCCCCTCTCCCGTCGGCGTTTCCTCGGTCAACTCGGCTGCAAGGGCATGACCTCCCTGCCCATCCTCAACACCCTGCTCAACCTCCGCCTCGCCGAAGGCATCGCCAACGCCTCCACCCCTGCCCAGGGCGAATACCGCGCCCTCATCTGCCTGTTCTTCGCCGGCGGCAACGACTCGTTCAACATGCTCGTGCCCCGCGAACCCAGTGCCTACACCACCTACCAAAACTCCCGCGCCAACCTCGCCCTCCAATACAGCGCCAATCCCGCGCAATCCCAACTCATCGAAATCCAACCCGAAAACACCAGCACCTTCGCCATCCACAGCGGCATGCCTCATCTGGCCAGCCTCTTCGAAGCCGGACACGCCTCCTTCCTCGCCAACGTCGGCACCCTTATCGAACCCGTCACCAACCGCAGCGAAGTCGAAGCCAGCCTCAAACGACTCCCACTCGGCCTCTACTCCCATTCCGACCAGATCGAGCAATGGCAAACCGGCATCCCCCATTCCCGTTCCGGCATCGGCTGGGGCGGGCGCATGAGCGACCTCCTGCAGGACCTCAACAGCATCCAGAGCATCCCCATGCAAATCAGCCTCGACGGCGGCAACGTCTGGCAAACCGGCAATCAGGTCTCCGAATACGCCATCACCCCCAACGGTGCCGTTGGCCTATCCGACTACAACTTCGCCTGGCAGCAATACCAGGACCTGCGCAATGCCATGAGCCACGCCGTCGACAGCCAGCTCTCCCAACCTTACTCCAACCTACTCGCACAAACCTTCAACACCCGCAAAAAACAGGCCCTCGACGCCTACGAAATCTTCGCCGCTGCCACCGCCCCTCCCCTGCCCCCCGGCATCACTTTCCCGTCTACCTACGTCGGACAACGCCTTGCCCAAATCGCCCGCACCATCCAGGGTCGCGTCGGTTTGGGAGCCACCCGACAGACCTTCTTCATCCAATGGGGCGGTTGGGATCACCACAGCGACGTCCTTCTCTACCAGAATGACATGCTCCCCCAAGTCAGCGAAGCCCTCAACGCCTTCCACTACGCCATGATCGCCATCGGCACCGCCCAATCCGATCCCACCCTCAAAGACAAAGTCTGCCTCTTCACCGCCTCCGACTTCGGCCGCACCCTCACTTCCAACGGACGCGGCTCCGACCACGCCTGGGGCAGCAACCAGCTCATCCTCGGCGGCGGAGTTCAAGGAAAACGCATCTTCGGCCAATACCCCAACCTCGCCGTCAACGCCGACACCGGCTCCGAAGTCAACCCGCTCGACACCGGCCGCGGTCGTTTCATCCCCACCACCAGTTGCGACCTCTTCTTCGCCGAACTCGCCCTCTGGCTCGGCGTCAACAAATCCGACCTCCCCCTCATCCTCCCCAACATCGGCAACTTTTACGACATCACCAACCCCGCTCCCCCCATCGGAATGCTGCTGTAA
- the rsmB gene encoding 16S rRNA (cytosine(967)-C(5))-methyltransferase RsmB, giving the protein MPSPRSTNANAKAPRFVNTRELALDILMNWEHGEEFAANLVDRDASAHHLEHRDAALLQALVFGTLRHITLLDHWLEELCNNNHLEHRVHWLLRLGLTQILLLDHAPHAAVNETVNLADGKARGLINAILRRTLRERETLLAQLPTLPLDERYSHPDWLVDRWIKQFGPSDTEQLCQWNQKPATTFIRLNQLHPKPVEPGDLKPSTIPGFYFAENPPLTWLHTGQCYAQDPSTSHACRLLDAQPGELILDACAAPGGKTALIAQMMQNQGRIIACDSSSKRLQRMRNNLQRLHATIAEPVLHDWTQTAKPTFGDLQFDRILIDAPCSNTGVMRRRLDVRWRLEPEVFAEMQKLQTDLTNAILPFLKPGGQLVYSTCSLDHDENEIVIQKLLAQHPNLRLEQSHTALPWRDQTDGAYAALLIKS; this is encoded by the coding sequence ATGCCCAGCCCCAGATCCACCAACGCCAACGCCAAAGCCCCACGCTTCGTCAACACCCGCGAACTCGCCCTCGACATCCTCATGAACTGGGAGCACGGCGAAGAATTTGCCGCCAACCTCGTTGACCGCGACGCCAGCGCCCATCACCTCGAACACCGCGACGCCGCCCTCCTCCAGGCCCTCGTCTTCGGCACCCTCCGCCACATCACCCTCCTCGACCACTGGCTCGAAGAACTCTGCAACAACAACCACCTCGAACACCGCGTCCACTGGCTTCTCCGGCTCGGCCTCACCCAAATCCTCCTTCTCGACCACGCCCCCCACGCCGCCGTCAACGAAACCGTCAATCTCGCCGATGGCAAAGCCCGTGGCCTCATCAACGCCATCCTCCGCCGCACCCTGCGCGAACGCGAAACCCTCCTCGCTCAACTCCCCACCCTTCCCCTCGACGAACGTTACTCCCACCCCGATTGGCTCGTCGACCGCTGGATCAAACAATTCGGTCCCAGCGACACCGAACAGCTCTGTCAGTGGAATCAAAAGCCCGCCACCACCTTCATCCGCCTCAATCAACTTCACCCCAAACCCGTTGAACCCGGCGACCTCAAACCCTCGACCATCCCCGGCTTTTACTTCGCCGAAAATCCCCCCCTCACCTGGCTCCACACCGGTCAGTGCTACGCCCAGGATCCCAGCACCTCGCACGCCTGCCGACTGCTCGATGCCCAACCCGGCGAACTCATCCTCGACGCCTGCGCCGCCCCCGGCGGAAAAACCGCGCTCATCGCCCAAATGATGCAAAATCAGGGCCGCATCATCGCCTGCGACTCCAGCTCCAAGCGACTCCAGCGCATGCGCAACAACCTCCAGCGCCTTCACGCCACCATTGCCGAACCCGTTCTCCACGACTGGACCCAAACCGCCAAACCAACCTTCGGCGACCTCCAGTTCGACCGCATCCTCATCGACGCCCCATGCAGCAACACCGGTGTCATGCGCCGCCGCCTCGACGTCCGCTGGCGCCTCGAACCCGAAGTCTTTGCTGAAATGCAAAAACTTCAAACCGACCTCACCAACGCCATTCTCCCTTTCCTCAAACCCGGCGGTCAACTCGTCTACAGCACCTGCAGCCTCGATCACGACGAAAATGAAATCGTCATCCAAAAACTCCTCGCCCAACACCCCAACCTCCGCCTCGAACAATCGCACACCGCCCTCCCCTGGCGCGATCAAACCGATGGAGCCTACGCCGCCCTCCTCATCAAAAGCTAA
- a CDS encoding DUF1800 family protein, producing MATTSEPMVSLQKPLVLFCLLVFSFSRTHAELDKNANSQSDIWELHFNAFNLTPGLDADNDGYSNLQEATSGTDPFDPTSLPQLKIEADGSSIHTFWSTLPGKRYRIDTSETLLPNSWQPLLTITGTGEETELPLDLADPRHFYRLSVSNLDSDADGLSDWEELTLGLNPFSSRSDRLDTTDFQQINTNWNTPSTVTIGVLDQSMREDWPNNGLIAIRRSGGIQPLTVFFTIDGSAARGSDYTTLPTNQITIPLNTREVWIEFIPVPDTDPEATETITFTLQPGTGYTLGAATSTTLNLHDTSTQPSPQAAARFLLQAAFGPDSAPVGPDTIPPNVQDVITRGFSGWITHQFDRPIGYLQPYVDWAVTGNAANSAGLYGNYKQFAWWHRTMGSNAIPSISFAAQDPDPLRQRIAFALSQILVVSDRPERLIVQHQGMANYYDLMVKHAFGNYRDLLYDVATHPAMGIFLSHLGNRKANPVNRIYPDENFAREIMQLFTIGLWQLNPDGTRQLDPEGQPIPTYDNGDITELARVFTGLSFGDSNVFNAYSDVFTMPMKMWDAEHDCDPKLLLGTHPLPARTPSPGNTGTAGLADVNAAIDHLFNHPNVGPFIGKQLIQRLVTSNPSPAYINRVSAAFADNGSGIRGDMKAVIEAILLDPEARDPAKMSDPTWGKLREPFLRVVNFARAFNARSTSGHYPLDQFTTDHLQDPMNAPSVFNFFLPNHSPPGPITEQNLVAPEFQIINASTAITGPNYFWNAINGSLHRFGNGTAAYNVRLQSDTELGMVVNPAVINQDTPSAANALDPDPLLRRLDLALTGGTLSPHQFQIIREAMLRIGTGTWQWHRQRLRLAIYLIVTSTDFNVQR from the coding sequence TTGGCAACCACTTCCGAACCTATGGTGTCGCTGCAAAAACCCCTCGTCCTGTTCTGCCTTCTCGTCTTCTCCTTCAGCAGGACCCATGCGGAACTCGACAAAAACGCCAACTCCCAAAGCGACATTTGGGAACTCCACTTCAACGCCTTCAACCTGACCCCCGGACTTGATGCCGACAATGATGGCTACTCCAACCTCCAGGAAGCCACCAGCGGCACTGATCCCTTCGACCCCACGTCCCTGCCCCAGCTAAAAATCGAAGCCGACGGCTCCTCGATTCACACCTTCTGGTCCACCCTCCCCGGCAAACGCTACCGCATCGACACCAGCGAAACCCTCCTCCCCAACTCCTGGCAACCCCTCCTCACCATCACCGGCACTGGCGAGGAAACCGAACTCCCCCTCGACCTCGCCGATCCCCGACATTTCTACCGCCTCAGCGTCAGCAACCTCGACTCCGACGCCGATGGCCTCTCCGACTGGGAAGAACTGACCCTCGGCCTTAACCCCTTCAGTTCCCGCTCCGACCGACTCGACACCACCGATTTCCAACAGATCAACACCAACTGGAACACCCCCAGCACTGTCACTATCGGCGTGCTTGACCAATCCATGCGCGAAGACTGGCCCAACAACGGCCTCATCGCCATCCGCCGCAGCGGTGGCATCCAGCCCCTCACCGTTTTTTTCACCATCGACGGCAGCGCTGCCCGCGGCTCCGACTACACCACCCTCCCCACCAATCAAATCACCATCCCACTCAACACCCGCGAAGTCTGGATCGAGTTCATTCCCGTTCCCGACACCGATCCCGAAGCCACTGAAACCATCACCTTCACCCTCCAACCCGGCACCGGCTACACCCTGGGTGCGGCCACCAGCACCACCCTCAACCTCCACGACACTTCCACTCAACCCTCCCCCCAAGCGGCCGCCCGTTTTCTCCTTCAAGCCGCCTTTGGACCCGACTCCGCCCCGGTTGGACCCGACACCATTCCGCCCAACGTCCAGGACGTCATCACCCGCGGCTTCTCCGGATGGATCACCCATCAGTTCGACCGCCCCATCGGCTACCTGCAACCCTACGTCGACTGGGCCGTGACCGGCAACGCCGCCAACAGCGCCGGCCTCTACGGCAACTACAAACAATTCGCCTGGTGGCACCGCACCATGGGCAGCAACGCCATTCCTTCCATCTCCTTCGCTGCCCAGGACCCCGATCCCCTGCGCCAGCGCATCGCCTTCGCCCTCAGCCAGATCCTTGTGGTCTCCGACCGACCCGAACGCCTCATCGTTCAGCATCAAGGCATGGCCAACTACTACGATCTCATGGTCAAACATGCCTTTGGCAACTACCGCGACCTCCTCTACGACGTCGCCACCCACCCTGCCATGGGCATCTTCCTCAGCCACCTCGGCAACCGCAAGGCCAACCCCGTCAACCGCATCTATCCCGACGAAAACTTCGCCCGGGAAATCATGCAACTTTTCACCATCGGCCTCTGGCAACTCAACCCCGACGGCACCCGCCAGCTCGACCCCGAAGGCCAGCCCATCCCCACTTATGACAACGGCGACATCACCGAACTCGCCCGCGTCTTCACCGGACTCTCCTTCGGCGACAGCAACGTCTTCAACGCCTACTCGGATGTCTTCACCATGCCCATGAAAATGTGGGACGCCGAACACGACTGCGACCCCAAACTCCTCCTCGGCACCCATCCCCTCCCCGCCCGCACCCCCAGTCCCGGCAACACCGGCACCGCAGGACTCGCCGACGTCAACGCCGCCATCGACCACCTCTTCAATCATCCCAACGTGGGGCCCTTCATCGGCAAACAACTCATCCAACGCCTCGTCACCTCCAACCCCAGCCCCGCCTATATCAACCGCGTCTCCGCCGCCTTCGCCGACAACGGCAGCGGCATCCGTGGCGACATGAAAGCCGTCATCGAAGCCATCCTTCTCGATCCCGAAGCCCGTGATCCCGCCAAAATGTCTGATCCCACCTGGGGCAAACTGCGCGAACCTTTTCTCCGCGTGGTCAACTTCGCCCGCGCCTTCAACGCGCGCTCCACCTCCGGCCACTATCCGCTTGATCAATTCACCACCGATCACCTTCAGGATCCCATGAACGCGCCCAGCGTTTTCAACTTCTTCCTCCCCAACCACAGCCCCCCCGGCCCCATCACCGAGCAAAACCTTGTCGCTCCCGAATTCCAGATCATCAACGCCAGCACCGCCATCACCGGCCCCAACTACTTCTGGAACGCCATCAATGGCAGCCTCCACCGCTTTGGCAACGGCACCGCCGCCTACAATGTCCGCCTTCAATCCGACACCGAACTCGGCATGGTCGTCAACCCCGCTGTCATCAATCAGGACACCCCCTCCGCCGCCAACGCCCTCGATCCCGATCCCCTCCTCCGCCGACTCGACCTCGCCCTCACCGGCGGCACCCTCTCCCCCCATCAATTCCAAATCATCCGCGAAGCCATGCTGCGCATCGGCACCGGCACGTGGCAATGGCATCGACAACGCCTCCGCCTCGCCATCTACCTCATCGTCACCTCCACCGACTTCAACGTCCAACGCTAA
- the fbaA gene encoding class II fructose-bisphosphate aldolase, whose protein sequence is MPIATPAQYRAMLDAAQKGGYAYPAINVTSTASLNGALKAFADSKSDGIIQVSTGGGEFASGIAVKDMALGAIVLAEAAHRLAARYDVLIALHTDHCHPKNVEKFLKPLLAATAERRAEGKGNLFNSHMFDGSELPLEENMRVSKELLEQCVELDIILEIEAGVVGGEEDGHDTSGVANEKLYTTPEDMLAVYETLNGVGQFMFAATFGNVHGAYKPGAVKLQPTILRDGQKAVTDKYGPEAEMDLVFHGGSGTALEEIRETLGYGVIKMNIDTDTQYAFTLPIAHHMFKNYDGVLKLDGEVGDKKIYDPRNYLKKAEQGLCERLMQACDDLLSTGNTIFGKV, encoded by the coding sequence ATGCCCATTGCCACTCCCGCCCAATATCGCGCCATGCTGGACGCCGCCCAAAAAGGTGGCTACGCCTACCCGGCCATCAACGTCACCTCGACGGCCTCCCTCAACGGAGCCCTCAAAGCCTTTGCCGACTCCAAGTCCGACGGCATCATCCAGGTCAGCACCGGCGGTGGTGAATTTGCCTCCGGCATTGCCGTCAAGGACATGGCCCTCGGTGCCATCGTCCTCGCCGAAGCCGCCCATCGCCTCGCTGCGCGCTACGACGTCCTCATCGCCCTCCACACCGACCACTGCCATCCCAAGAACGTCGAGAAATTTCTCAAACCCTTGCTCGCCGCCACCGCCGAACGCCGCGCCGAAGGCAAAGGCAACCTCTTCAACAGTCACATGTTCGACGGCTCCGAGCTCCCGCTCGAAGAAAACATGCGCGTCTCCAAGGAACTCCTCGAGCAATGCGTTGAGCTCGACATCATCCTCGAAATCGAAGCCGGCGTTGTCGGCGGTGAAGAAGACGGACACGACACCTCAGGCGTCGCCAACGAAAAACTTTATACCACCCCTGAGGACATGCTCGCCGTCTACGAGACCCTCAACGGCGTCGGCCAGTTCATGTTCGCCGCCACCTTCGGAAACGTGCACGGTGCCTACAAACCCGGTGCCGTCAAACTCCAGCCCACCATCCTTCGCGACGGCCAGAAAGCCGTGACCGACAAATACGGTCCCGAAGCCGAAATGGACCTCGTCTTCCACGGCGGCTCAGGAACCGCCCTCGAAGAAATCCGCGAAACCCTTGGCTACGGTGTCATCAAGATGAACATCGACACCGACACCCAATACGCCTTCACCCTCCCGATCGCCCATCACATGTTCAAGAACTACGACGGCGTCCTCAAACTCGATGGCGAAGTCGGCGACAAAAAAATCTACGACCCGCGCAACTACCTCAAAAAAGCCGAGCAAGGGCTCTGCGAGCGTCTCATGCAAGCCTGTGACGACCTCCTCAGCACCGGCAACACCATCTTCGGCAAAGTGTAA
- a CDS encoding serine hydrolase domain-containing protein: MPPTTADLLAALTPEFERNFSERNELGASISIHHRGVEILNLSHGIANPADQTPWTADTLVPVWSATKGPAAVATLHALHTSNLTLDQPVAHLWPDFAKAGKSTITFAQLLSHNGGLSPLDEKVSIEDFDAVIQTIENQTPNSAPGTQQAYHARTFGFLLDQIVRLATSAPTLGHYFDETFRRPMNLDFWIGLPSEQSPRVAQLQPAKIKAGTQPDAFMKAFTQPGSLTQRTFASPTGLGSVRDLNRPEIQQLGLASFGGVGSARGLSAFYAMLANKGQWQDQTLVPSTILTQLETTLSQQTDAVLQSPVAFAAGVMRDPVNEDGQKTRQIYSLSPRAFGHPGAGGSLAFADPARQLSFAYVMNQMETGALPNEKSLSLIRLLDQIWPA, translated from the coding sequence ATGCCACCCACCACCGCCGACCTCCTTGCCGCCCTCACCCCAGAATTCGAACGCAACTTCAGCGAACGCAACGAACTCGGCGCCAGCATCTCCATCCATCATCGCGGCGTCGAGATCCTCAATCTCTCCCACGGCATCGCCAACCCCGCCGACCAAACCCCCTGGACCGCCGACACCCTCGTCCCCGTCTGGAGCGCCACCAAAGGACCCGCCGCCGTCGCCACCCTTCACGCGCTGCACACCTCCAACCTCACGCTCGACCAACCCGTCGCCCACCTCTGGCCCGACTTCGCCAAAGCCGGCAAATCCACCATCACCTTCGCCCAACTCCTCTCTCACAACGGTGGCCTCAGCCCCCTCGACGAAAAAGTTTCCATCGAAGACTTCGACGCCGTCATCCAAACCATCGAAAATCAAACCCCCAACTCCGCTCCCGGCACGCAGCAAGCCTACCACGCCCGCACCTTCGGCTTTCTCCTCGACCAAATCGTCCGCCTCGCCACCTCCGCCCCCACCCTCGGCCACTACTTCGACGAAACCTTCCGCCGCCCCATGAACCTCGACTTCTGGATCGGCCTCCCCTCTGAACAAAGTCCCCGCGTCGCCCAGCTCCAACCCGCCAAAATCAAAGCCGGGACCCAACCCGACGCCTTCATGAAGGCCTTCACCCAGCCCGGCAGCCTCACCCAGCGCACCTTCGCCTCGCCTACCGGACTCGGCTCCGTGCGCGACCTCAACCGACCCGAAATCCAGCAGCTCGGCCTCGCCAGTTTTGGCGGTGTCGGCAGCGCCCGCGGCCTCTCCGCCTTCTACGCCATGCTCGCCAACAAGGGTCAATGGCAGGACCAAACCCTCGTCCCCTCCACCATTCTCACCCAGCTCGAAACCACCCTAAGCCAGCAAACCGACGCCGTCCTCCAGTCCCCCGTCGCCTTCGCCGCCGGCGTCATGCGCGATCCCGTCAACGAAGATGGCCAAAAAACCCGTCAAATCTATAGCCTCAGCCCCCGCGCCTTCGGTCACCCCGGAGCCGGCGGCAGCCTCGCCTTCGCCGATCCCGCCCGCCAGCTTTCCTTCGCCTACGTCATGAATCAGATGGAAACCGGTGCCCTCCCCAACGAAAAATCCCTCAGCCTCATCCGCCTCCTCGACCAAATTTGGCCCGCGTGA